The Lycium barbarum isolate Lr01 chromosome 11, ASM1917538v2, whole genome shotgun sequence genome contains the following window.
tttatggaggattcagaaagtttaAGAAGCTATATGGGAAGACGAAGAATACATAAAATCCAGATATCCCcatttgtttgaagagcaagcagagaacGCTCAAGGTAAACCTTCCATAATCCATgccatgtctcatgtttcacgctcatgtcatgcgTCCAGTGCCCATGTTCCACGTCTCAGTATgcatgtttccatgtaaccatgtcttgttaattcagtctccatgtttcatctcatgtttccttcacgttcatgtattcaagccatgtccagacCCAATCTTAACCATGActcatcattcgaggacgaatgatcccaagagggagatattgtaacacctcgtacctttaaactaagTCGCGTCCATGACTCAGGGATCTCGGAAACCAAAAAGGGGAGTTTAAGTCGCAAAACCAAACTCAGTTCTGCAAGTGACATTCGACGGCCAGAGGGACGGACCGTCAAAACGCACTGTCCCTAGAACCTCATTTTGGAAACTCTCTAGACTTTCTCAGACTGCTGACAATACGGTcgaatcgacggaccgtcgacactaggggtgggcgttcggttctttggttcgatttttcggtttcgattttttgaaagggcacaccgaacaccgaaccggaCTAATTCGGTTcagttcggttttttgaagttcgtTTCGGTTCGATTTTTCTAATTTGGTTTTTTTCAGCATGGGCCTGAAATGGGCTAATTTCTGGTTGTAAAATGGACTTTCTTTTTGATTAAAAATGAGTTATTTTATGCTTTTTTAATTCAAAATAGGCTATTTCAATTAATGATTACATCAAACACAAGGAAATGACCACGTTATTTTAGTTGGCATGCCTAATTAATAGGCATTCAATTTTCGCATGAACTTATAACCAATATAGTAGTGAAACACAAGTACAGAACATAAATTACTGAACCAAGCCCAGCTATATAGGACGTTGAAGAAATACTATTAGAAATAGCATGAACACAAAACAGTAATCCCATGGAATTAACTTGTTAAACGTTCTAATTTACAGCAAAGCAAAAATTAAAGTTTAGGGAGGGTGTTACTAGTTACTACAGAAGTTCTACCATTTACAGTGTACCCTAGTACATCTAAAACTTATACTATCTATAATTAGTCCAAGCTAAGACTTCCAAGTTCAAAGTTATAAGAGATCTAAACAAAGTGATATAGTTGAGGTTATGACACGCCAACATCTGCAGATACATTAGCATTTAGCCACACCAACAATAAAGGCAGCAGTGTGGAAGACGCCACTGCTTCTACACTGTTGGTGGACTCTATGTATCATTGTATAGCAATAGTAATGTACATTTATAATAAATCCACCGTTTTCAATGGCTACAGACCTACAGCATTATAATACAATACCTTAAAATATAAATTTAGCTTTAAACACACTAAGATAAGCAGGCAGCAGCAAATTCAAAATCAGAAAGGGGAATGAGCAAGTAGGCCTTTATAGAATCATGCATCGACTAGCTATTTCTTAAGGAAACAGAAGAGGCAAACTAAACTCAGCCCAGAAACACTGTAGCAACTTCGGTTAAACCGAAATACCGAAGAACCAGTGACCCGGAACCGAACACCGAATTTGTTATATAAAAAAAACCGAAACCATaccaaaaaatcgaaaccgaaaaaccgaattaatttggtttggTTCGGTCCAGTTTTTTGGTTTTCGgtgtttatgcccacccctagtcgacacgtcgacggaccgtcaaaaatCTGACTCAGACCGTCAAATCAACTCGACGGACAGTCAAAGTGCACGGTCAATCCTCCCCGATAGCAAACAATATAAATACGACACTTCATTCTAGAAAATCAGTTTTCACGAATcccaagccctagcacgaaggttTCTCTTCCCAACCATCTCCTACATCAAGGTAAGTCCTTCCCGCGTATTTTCAGGCAATTCTATCATAGTATAATCAATTCCTAAGCGAGCTCTActattcttaacctagggttttcaagcaAACCCATCTCAGGGCTCAAAGTCCAAGCTTTTGGAATTTCATTGCAAGTTTGGAGTAATAAAAGGTATATAGGGTTTCTATCaatgtgtgggaacatctttgttcttccccacgccacatACTTCCATAAAAGTAGGACATTGCACATATCAgctgttggtgagccccatcttcttTGGGGTCTTGTCATTATTTACTTTAATGATAGTTATGCAGTTAAgatatgctgggggccttgtcctagcAATCAGGTTTAGCAGTTCAAACTCaggttagaggtttcatagacttgtcaattatgttatgtcagatattcagagtcgtctagccattttggctcattattattatgtttattcagactattctgcattatgatattatgatattttcagacTTACGATTTATGGTCCCACACTTTACTTAAATTATGCATGTTCATAGtttattccgcatcagttcatgcccgtgttgagtcagcaagccatgtggttcgctcggtcacatgcagtcaggcatcaAGTAccatgttacgcccaggccatggttcggggtgtgacaccaTTAATCTCGCAGTCGCGCAAGGATATCGTGATCGCAATGAAGGTATTTAAGTGGCAGTTATGAATTTTAGCAGTTATTTTCATGGGTTTTGAGCAAGTAGCTTTCAAATTTGATGATTCAAAAGGTGGTGTTTCAGCTCCAAATTTAAGGTATGGATTCCTTATATCAATCTATTGATTATGCGTTAATTTCTTCGAGTTTATCTGCGAAATCACGTAACTTAAAAGTTTAAATTGCGGATTTTGACCTGAGACCTAAAAGAGGACATTTGGACTTTAGATTTTGAAATTGATATCAGAATCAGGTTTTCATTATAGAATTGAGTTTCATAGCTTAGGGTAACACGTTCACAAATTATGTATtataatatgtatattttttcttaatatacaaaacatataaattAACCCGCTATTACGTCTTAGAGCGGTCtaaaaatgtaattatcccaaTTTTAAATGCACTGAACTAATAAATGAACAGTTCATCCCGGGGTGGGATGAGTCTTGTTTTTATAGACTAATTTTGCTACCTCTAATCTTAAGCACACTAATGCACGTTCATTTTTCGAAGTGGAAACTTCTCTTTCATCTTAATAAATGCGCAACTTTGGTGGTGAGGTCATTTGTACATGAAACTGGTAAATTTGGTCTCATATTCCTTGAATAGGAATAGTTGAGTGTTTGGTGGAGAATATTCATCTCACCCGTAGAATTGTTTGGTAAACTGGAATGGGTAAAGCCTTCATCTCTTTTGTCCAATTTTAGATTGACAATATTAACATGGAGAGAAGGCAACTCTCTTTTCTAGCTTCTTCAATTCTTTTCTACTTGCTTACCAAATAAGTGGTAAGCAAACCAACCTCAACGCCTTTCATCGTACTTCCCTTCCTAATACCCTACGTTATTCTCAATTTTCACACTAAATGTTAGTAATACCGTAAAACAACCCCGAGAGAAGGAAACTGAAGATTATATCTCAAGTTAAAACATACGCAAAAATGCAGGTTGAATCCTGAAGCAACACACCTTTCCATAGAATATATCGCCAGGGTCAAGGCAATTTACATCTTGACAAAGATTCTCAATGAAGTGTTAATTCTCAAATAATACACTCCACTCGTTGAAGATGACTTTGGATACAAAACGACGAGGGCTATTGAAGACAATTCATAATCATCAGAGCGAACTTTGGGAAAAAGGCCACGAGGGGTAAATAGATGAAAACCAATTGCTCAAATGTTCCCTGATGTTCTTCTGCCACTCTTGAATTCAACTTATCCACACCTTAATCGAAATAGATGAAGATAACAACATATGCTACATTACACCATAAGCTTCTTCTTTCCAACAGTAAGATCAATAGAACAGGCTATTGCGTCCTCATCCTGCTATTCTCTGCAGCCCTCACTTGCAAGAAATAAGGATGGGCCTGCAAAACAGGGAGAGAAAAACTAGATATTAGGTTTATGCCAGAAATCTGAGAACCAATACAGATACGTGGTATCAAATGCACTGGTGAAAATGGTACATTTACACACACACATGCAAAACACCCTTTGGCTGTGCATATATATCATAAACACATAGGGATAGCAACAAAATAAAGAGCCCCCGTCATGATGAGGTGATAATTTCCACACACAGAAGAAACAAAGAAGTTTAAATTCCAGGAACCTCCATCTAGTTGGATCCTTCTCTTGTCCACCACACCTATCCCCCTATAATCTCTCTCCTGAGACATGCGTCCTGTTTAAAACTATTATTGTAGTTGGCTCTTTATAATCTGGTCTTAATGCTGTAGGTTTTCAGAAGTCACCTAATCACTTGCTACTATTCTTAGGAATGCAGCAATACTCATTTGGTAACAACCAAAAGCATATACAAACAGAAGTTATGACCCCAAATAGCAGCTCAAATTATATGGACTTACCATTGCTTCTTGTGCTGTAAGTCTATCCTGATGATCATAACGGAGAAGCTTGTCAAGAAAATCTATAGCCTGCAATTACACCTCAAGATCAAAGGATCAAATTCTGAGCAAAGATTATTTGTTTTAGCAAGTTAAACCAAAGTGGttttatcttaaaaaaaaattataacagaTTGAAAGGCACATACCTCTGGTGACACTAAATGCTGATTATCTGCATTAATAAATTTGGACCATGGCTTCCTACTGTGTCTGCAGGAGAAGTGACTATATTAGCCATCAATAGCATATATTTTTTACTGCAATCACATATGCCACAATTCTGTGGAAGCTGAGTGTTGAGTTTTATTTCAGTAACCCTGTTTAGTTGTACTCCCTCCATGCCATTGTTTGACCAACTAGATATTTCCATACTTCTGCCAAAACTAGCTACTGATTATCTCAGTAAGTCAGCAACCCTATCTAGTTAAAGCTCACAAGTAATTTGTACTCCCTTCGTCCTATTTTCTCTGACTCGCTAACTATTTCAGTTATTAGTATATTTCTAAAAATAAAGACCTATTTCCTTAAATATCAGTTTCAACAATGTTCAAAGAGTCAAATGTGTTGTAAACTGCGTTACATTACTTTGAATTTTCTCCATACGTCTATATCCTTTTCAAATTGTCCACCTCTCACCTTAACTCATGTCTACCAAACTCGAATGTAATAAATCACTCAAAACTTTATCCTAGGTTCTGAAAAAGTCTAACCATGCAAATCTTTTTTATTTATAAGGAACAACAATGTATATTAACAAGGAATTGATTAAACAATTCATTTCAATAGGTTTATGATTGGTGATGAAATATTAACAAGGTTAAAGATGAGAGCCTGAAGCATACCTCCCAACCATCGCCTCCAGCTGAGGATCAAGTTCTAGTTGATACTTGTGCAAATATGCATTCAACTCATCCGTTCCAAGTACCTAAAAAGATGATTCTCCATCAATCCCAATCGAGTAGGTAAGATCTACTTGCACCTGATAACGTTTCAGCTCTTACTAACAACTGACTACTCTACTGGTTGATGTAACTATTACCTTAGCAATTTTGACAAGCTGGTCCTGGTTATCATGGCCATAGAAGAAAGGTTCCTTGCGGAAGATCTACACAAAGAATAATAGTCCTATTAAGCACAATAACAAGAAGTGGATAAAAAATAATGCACACTGCAATCTCTAACAACTTGTGGTCCTAGTTTCAGATGGCCCAAAATGGCAAACCCTCAGATCTAGGAAAACAGATGAAGCACCATGTAATGGCTTAAAGCTTCTTACCATTCCTGCAAACATGCATCCAAGACTCCACATGTCCAAAGAATAGTCATAGTCTTGCAAGTCAACTAGAAGTTCAGGGCCCTTGAAGTATCTGAAAAACAAGCAATAACACATTCAAACTTGCTGCGATAGTCTTTTATAGACCAAGAAGACAGCACACAATCAAACCAGCAACGGCCACTAGAAAATTTTTGATACATTATGTACCGTAGATTTACACTATGTGTCCAACTTGACCTTAAACTGGTTCTCGTTTAACCTGAAACCTTCTCTAACTTTCTCCAAGCAAATATTGACCGCTGTGGTATCATTTATGGATTCATGGAGAACAATCATAGATTCTTTTGCCAAGTCCAGGAAACTTACAAGCTGGAAAAGGAAACATTCCATTAAATGGTTACACTCCTAAGAGCTCCTCCTGGCAATCTTAACTCTTAACAGTAGATATAGTGAAACCCAGCCGCCTATTACTGCTAGCGTATCAAAGTGAATGAAGTTCCCTTTGAAGGAGTCACCCATGAACCTCGTGGTTGGGAAGTGGCATCACAAACAttttgagatggaaagaaaaaaaaaaacgaactCCAAAAGACAACCCCAAATAGATGATAAATATCTTATGTTTTCTGAGGCAGTGTAGTCTGTAACTAAACAGCCAACTTAACAAAGACCTACAGGACTACAAGCTCAAATTTCCCAGAGAACAGTTTGTAAAGTGAAAGTAGAAAGAAATATTTACACTAAGAAACTGTAAATAAGACATATTTTGCTGGCAAAGCAAATTGCACCTATTCCACTAATCAGTTTTAGCAAAATATGCCTTACCTTGAAGCCACACGAACATTATATTCCTTTCCTGGATGGTAAAATTCAGCAAGACCCCAGTCTATCAAGCGAAGCTTCCGCAACTCGTGGTCTATCATAACATTATGTGGCTTCACATCTCTATGCATTATTCCTTGCGAATGACAATAGTCTAGTGCCTGCGGGGTCATAAAGAAGTTTCAGTTCCCACTTCCACCACATAATGTATACGAGGAATAGGCCAATAGTGAACTAAACAACTGTTATAAGAAGCTTTATTGTCAGAAGTAGGTCAACTTTAAAGACAGTAACAAACTATGAGTTTTATTGTTTAGCAACTTGCTAGTCTAAAGAAGGTTTCCTTTGAGCATCAACATGTAACTGAAACAGACTTCTAAGACAGAGGTTATCGCGGGTTGGAGGAACCCACTTCCTCTTGGAATTGTTGCATACAATATACCCTTCAGCAATCTATTTGCAAActccccttcccccccccccccccccccccccaaaaaaaaaaaaaacccttcttttcctatgggttttttttttaatgggagCCCATAGATGGCTCCAAGACCTAGTTAAGTTTAAATAAAAAGGACGAAACAGTTGTTACATTGAACTCAAAGACGACAAAAGTCCcatcttctttttctccttttaaaCCCTTACTTTCCAAGAGAACCATAACAGGAAAAGAACAAAGAAAAGAGAatacactacaacaacaacaacgacccagtgaaatcccacaacgtggggtctagggagggtagagtgtatgcagaccttactcctaccaaggtaggacagttgtttccgaaagaccctcggctcaatagaaagcataaaaagaggtcaggtAAGGCCAAAAAATTCAAAGTGATATGggaatgaaaataacgaaagcgactaagccatgatgaagcagtttgcaaaggggcagtagctatcacagataaaataagataatcaaagtatagaaaataacagataatagcataaatcaaagcacaagaacttacatcgcgataatgcgactactaatatgacaggataaacgatactatctactagctttctaccctaatctgagtcctccagaccctcctatctaaggtcatgtcctcggtaagctataactgcgccatgtcctgtctaattacctctccccaatacttcttcggcctacccctacctcttctgaaaccatccatggccaaccacTCACACcaccgcactggggcatctgtgtctctcctcttcacatgtccaaaccatctcagtctcgcttcccgcatcttgtcttccattgaggccactcccaccttgtcccggatagcctcattcctaatctTGTCACTcttggtgtgcccacacatccatctcaacattctcatctcggcaactttcatcttttgaacgtgagagatcttaattggccaacactctgccccatacaacatagtcggtgagaaagaaaaaaaaaacattctggATAAACAAGATACGTGCGTACTTTTAAGGTACAAGTCAGTCTAGAAACAAGGAACACTACAAATATTTTAACTTTAGGTCCCTACTCCACACAAACCATCTGCAGTACAGGACAGCTCAGGAAGTTCATTTTCTTTCTACGTACACCAGAAATAAAACATATAAAAGCTAGGTAGCTTTCTCTTCGAGTAAATTGCATCATATGAACAAAGTAGCTTAAAGATAGAAAAGTAGGATTCCAGCGTTGGGGCTTGGCCCTTGCCTCTTGATACAATTATGCATCTACTGTAGGTCTCAGGAAAAAATCAGTTCCAAAGATCAAGCTGAAAAACACTATTTAACTCCAATGAATTAAGCAGTTATGGGAAACCAAGAGTACCGAGAGAGTTATTTTTTTTGAGAATGAGTACCTAGAGAGTTATCAGAATCATGAATCCCTAGTGACAATGGATATTTTATCGGCCTATCCTCAGAACCACAGTGGAATTGATAGTTGTGCATTTTTCTTTGGTACACTTATCTCCTAAAATAGCTGCAACTTCGAGGTTCAAGATTACTTTACACCGAAATAATGCCTCGTGAAATCCATATGTCTATCTATTCCTTATACTTAAGACAGTCACAAACCAGCCAAAGTACCCCatatctatgttgctcggactcggctGCAGGTACCTAATATAGGTGCAGATCTAGAGGTTGGATTCGTCACATAAATACTGCAATTCGAGGATATGGATCCGCGTACAGGATACAACTAATAAGTATAAAAGAATTAATATATTACAATTAGCTATTTAAGATTGTTGAAACATAACTTTTATTTTGATTAACAGGGTGATATAAATCCTATGTTGCTCAGCTGTCATGGAAAAGCAAGTGGATGTTCATCAAATGGCTTTTTTAAGGGGAAGACAAATTATGGATGCAACTTTACTTGCAAATGAGCTGGTGGATTCTAGAGTAAAACAGAAGAAACCCAGGATTTTGTGCAAGCTTGATACTGAAAAGGCCTGTGATCATGTCAATTGGGCTTATTTGCTGAACATTCTAAAGAATATGGGTATTGGAGACAAATAGATTAATTGGATCAAATGCTGCATATCCAATGTGAAGTTTTCTGTCCTAATCAATGGAAGTCCAGAGGGTTTTTTTTCATTCTAGCGAGGGTTTGAGACGGGGATCCACTTTCTCCTTTCTTATTCCTACTGGCTATGGAGGGTTGAATTACATGATCAGAAAAGCCAAAACAAATGGATGGATAAGGGGCTTTGGGGCTCAAAACAACAGGGGAGAAGGCATGGAAATAACACATTTACTATATGCTGATGACTCCTTGGTGTTCTGTGAGGCAGAGGTTGACCAAATCAGACATTTAAGGGCTATTTTGACCATCTTTGAAGCCATTTCTGGGCTTCATGTCAATTGGAATAAAAGTTGTTTACATCCAGTGAATCAGGTGAATGATTTACAAGTGTTGGCAGGTAATCTGGGGTGTCAAACTGAGTCACTGCCCACAAAATATTTGGGAATGACATTGGGTGCTAATCATAAGGCAAAGGAGATATGGAATGATGTGCTTGAAAGATGTGAAAAGAAATTATCAAGATGGAAAAGTCAATACCTTTCACTTGGGGGCAGACTGACATTGATAAATTCAGTCTTGGAATGAACCAATGGGCAACAAATGAAGTGAATGCTGCCAATGGATGTAGCGTTTGGAAGACTATTAGAAGAATGTGGAATGAATGTTGGGAGAATTTGAGCATAAAGGTGGGGGATGGGACAAAAACTTCTTTCTGGGAAGATCAATGGATTGGTCATTGTAATCTCAGAAGTTTGTTCCAAGATTCACATCATCAGTCTCCAATAGAATGAAAAAATATCTCAAATGTGAACAGAACAGGGATGGAATCTGGTGTTTAGAAGGGCATTGAATGACTGGGAAATAGGGAGAGTGTCGGATCTGCTTTTGTTGCTTAATTCCTTCACTGCAGACATACCGGTATGGAAACTATGCAACAAAGGGAGCTTCACTGTCAAGTCACTATACTGGGAGAAAAACAAGGTTGTGAACCCGTCACTGATTTGGCCCTGGAAATTTATCTGGAAAGTCAAAATTCCATATAAGGTTTCTGCTTTTGTGTCGTTAGTTTTGAAGAGGGCCTGTCTTACACAAGAGGCCTTACAAAGAAGAGGTCTACAGATATGCTCAAGATGTCTATTTTGTGGGGAAAATGCAGAAACAAATGAGCATTTATTCCTTCATTGTGAGACAACTGCACATCTGTGGCACATGTTCTTTTGTATACTTGGGGtgaattgggtattatcaagatcAACTTTAGAACTCTTATGCAATTGGAAAGCAATTGGAAGAAGAAATGCACAAGAACACTGGTGGCAAGCCATTCCAGCTTTTATTTGGTGGACAATATGGAAGGAGAGAAACTCAAGACAATTTGATGACAAAGAAAAATCTATTCAGATAGTAAAAACGAAATGTCTTAGTCTCTtgtatttttggtgtaaacaagaTATGGTGGGGGAGATAGGAGATTTGGTAGGTTTTCTAGGCAATATGTAAATTGTAATTTGACTTCTACCCCCCAGGCCACTGCTTGTGGTTTTACTTGTAAAGTACCTTGAGGAGCAGCAGTTGATATGCTGATACTTTTGGATGAAATACAAATGTTAccttattcccaaaaaaaaaaggtgcaggTATCCAACACGGGGGTAGATCTAGATGTCGGATTCTTCATCACATAAATTTTAAGATTAAAGGGTATAGATTGGAGTGCGGGAATTGGTGCTTTGATAcagctaatatatatatacatatatataggttTTTCTTGGGTCAATTTGGGCTATGTATTCACCGCAACTTTTAGATGGATTGCATTGGGCGAGTCAAAACGGGTTGAGTTAATAAAGGGTGTGTCATTAACCCTCCCAAACATGGACAGGTTGAACAGGTCATGTTTTCATGGGCTAACTTTGCCACCGCTAGTCACTGCACCCAAGATACGTTGACAAAATCCAGTGCGGATCTCACACCCATACCCAAATCGTAAGCGACAAAGGTGTGCAGCGAGGATTTTGAAAACCTTAGCAGCACAACCCCAAACAAGGGTGCAGATTTATAGTTACCAATCCCAATTCCAAACAACTCCTTGTGAATAGTAACTTGAACCAAAGGGCCATCACAAAACAAAAGAGTGATTCTGCATATTAATATGGAGGGAACTCCCAAATCCTGGCcaacataaaaaaaattatacggGATAGGCAAACCT
Protein-coding sequences here:
- the LOC132616570 gene encoding casein kinase II subunit alpha-2, whose translation is MSKAKVYTDVNVLRPREYWDYEALTVQWGDQDDYEVVRKVGRGKYSEVFEGINVNSNEKCIIKILKPVKKKKIKREIKILQNLCGGPNVVKLLDIVRDEHSKTPSLIFEYVNSTDFKVLYPTLTDYDIRYYIYELLKALDYCHSQGIMHRDVKPHNVMIDHELRKLRLIDWGLAEFYHPGKEYNVRVASRYFKGPELLVDLQDYDYSLDMWSLGCMFAGMIFRKEPFFYGHDNQDQLVKIAKVLGTDELNAYLHKYQLELDPQLEAMVGRHSRKPWSKFINADNQHLVSPEAIDFLDKLLRYDHQDRLTAQEAMAHPYFLQVRAAENSRMRTQ